A genomic segment from Pseudomonas mendocina encodes:
- the truD gene encoding tRNA pseudouridine(13) synthase TruD encodes MNELQLLGPRAHGEACGRAVLKATAEDFQVDEVLDIPLTGQGEHLWLWVEKRGLNTEEAARRIARAAGLPLKAVSYAGLKDRQALTRQWFSLHLPGKADPELAAAQGDDLVILRSQRHNRKLQRGAHSANGFTLRLTALDADREALERRLQRIAEQGVPNYFGLQRFGFDGGNVEQARDFASRQELPVQRNLRSRLLSAARSYLFNQVLARRVAAGTWNQAQIGDLLAFTGSRSFFMAGEAECSDPRLAILDLHPTAPLWGDGPLPTGGSTQLLEQSVADEAAQLVQWLIKADMAHERRIMRLPIGGLSWHYPEPDILQLAFVLPAGCFATVVVRELLDLVPAGQTDTPCEF; translated from the coding sequence ATGAACGAGCTGCAACTGCTGGGGCCGCGCGCCCATGGTGAGGCCTGTGGGCGTGCCGTGCTCAAGGCCACGGCCGAGGATTTCCAGGTCGATGAGGTGCTCGACATCCCGCTCACGGGCCAGGGCGAGCACCTCTGGCTGTGGGTGGAGAAGCGTGGCCTGAATACCGAAGAGGCGGCGCGGCGGATCGCCCGTGCTGCCGGCTTGCCGCTCAAGGCGGTCAGTTACGCCGGGCTCAAGGATCGCCAGGCGCTGACCCGGCAGTGGTTCAGCCTGCACCTGCCGGGCAAGGCAGATCCCGAACTGGCGGCTGCGCAAGGCGATGATCTGGTCATCCTGCGCAGCCAGCGGCATAACCGCAAGTTGCAGCGCGGCGCCCATTCCGCCAACGGCTTCACCCTGCGCTTGACCGCGCTCGATGCGGATCGCGAAGCACTTGAGCGGCGCCTGCAGCGTATCGCCGAGCAGGGCGTGCCGAACTACTTCGGTTTGCAGCGTTTCGGTTTCGATGGCGGCAATGTCGAGCAGGCGCGTGATTTTGCCTCGCGCCAGGAGCTGCCAGTGCAGCGCAATCTGCGCTCGCGCTTGCTTTCGGCTGCGCGCAGTTACCTGTTCAACCAGGTGCTGGCCAGGCGCGTTGCCGCCGGTACCTGGAATCAGGCGCAGATTGGCGATCTGCTGGCCTTTACCGGCAGTCGCAGTTTCTTCATGGCGGGTGAGGCTGAATGCAGTGATCCGCGCCTGGCCATTCTCGATCTGCATCCCACTGCCCCGCTCTGGGGGGATGGACCGCTGCCGACCGGCGGCAGCACCCAACTGCTGGAGCAAAGTGTGGCCGACGAGGCGGCACAACTGGTGCAATGGCTGATCAAGGCGGACATGGCGCACGAACGGCGAATTATGCGCCTCCCCATCGGCGGCCTGTCATGGCATTATCCCGAGCCCGATATTCTGCAACTTGCATTCGTCCTGCCGGCCGGGTGTTTCGCCACCGTGGTGGTGCGTGAATTGCTCGATCTGGTGCCAGCAGGGCAGACGGATACTCCATGCGAATTCTGA
- the ispF gene encoding 2-C-methyl-D-erythritol 2,4-cyclodiphosphate synthase, with product MRIGHGYDVHRFGEGDFITLGGVRIPHKFGLVAHSDGDVLLHALSDALLGAVALGDIGRHFPDTDPTFKGADSRVLLRHVVGLVRGKGYAVGNVDATIIAQAPKMAPHIQSMRECIAEDLGIELDQVNVKATTTETLGFTGREEGIAVHAVALLVKA from the coding sequence ATGCGTATCGGTCATGGCTATGACGTACACCGCTTCGGCGAAGGCGATTTCATCACCCTGGGTGGTGTACGGATTCCCCATAAATTCGGTCTTGTCGCTCATTCCGATGGCGACGTGCTGCTGCATGCGCTGAGCGATGCCCTGCTCGGTGCGGTGGCGTTGGGTGACATCGGCAGACATTTCCCCGATACCGATCCGACCTTCAAGGGCGCCGACAGTCGTGTGCTGTTGCGTCATGTGGTGGGCTTGGTGCGTGGCAAGGGCTATGCGGTGGGCAACGTCGACGCCACCATCATCGCCCAGGCGCCGAAGATGGCGCCGCATATCCAGAGCATGCGCGAGTGCATTGCCGAAGACCTCGGCATCGAGCTTGACCAAGTCAACGTCAAGGCTACCACCACCGAGACGCTCGGCTTTACCGGGCGTGAGGAAGGTATTGCGGTGCACGCCGTCGCCTTGCTGGTCAAGGCATGA
- the fghA gene encoding S-formylglutathione hydrolase, with the protein MTLEIVSSNKSFGGWHKRYRHRSSSLNCDMVFAVYLPPQAEQGAKLPVLYWLSGLTCTDENFMQKAGAQRMAAELGLIIVAPDTSPRGEGVADDANGAYDFGLGAGFYVNATQEPFARHYRMYDYVVQELPALIEANFPVSDKRGIAGHSMGGHGALICALKNPGRYQSVSAFSPISNPMNCPWGEKAFSLYLGDERSRWREWDASVLIAEADEKLPILVDQGDRDDFLEGQLKPQALQAAAKAAGHPLTLRMQPGYDHSYYFIASFIDDHLRHHADALV; encoded by the coding sequence ATGACCCTCGAAATCGTTTCCAGCAACAAGAGCTTTGGCGGCTGGCACAAGCGCTATCGCCATCGTTCCAGCAGTCTCAACTGCGACATGGTGTTCGCCGTCTATCTGCCACCGCAGGCCGAGCAGGGCGCCAAGTTGCCAGTGCTGTACTGGCTGAGCGGCCTGACCTGTACCGATGAGAATTTCATGCAGAAAGCCGGCGCCCAGCGCATGGCGGCCGAGCTGGGGTTGATCATCGTCGCGCCGGACACCAGCCCGCGTGGCGAAGGCGTGGCCGACGACGCCAATGGCGCCTATGACTTCGGCCTCGGCGCAGGTTTCTATGTCAATGCCACCCAGGAACCCTTTGCGCGCCACTACCGCATGTACGACTACGTGGTGCAGGAGCTGCCGGCACTGATCGAGGCCAACTTCCCCGTCTCGGACAAGCGTGGCATCGCCGGTCACTCCATGGGCGGTCACGGTGCGTTGATCTGTGCGCTGAAGAACCCGGGGCGTTATCAGTCAGTATCGGCCTTTTCGCCGATCAGCAATCCGATGAACTGCCCCTGGGGGGAGAAGGCGTTCTCCCTGTACCTGGGTGACGAGCGTTCGCGCTGGCGTGAGTGGGATGCCAGCGTGCTGATCGCCGAAGCTGACGAGAAGCTACCGATCCTGGTCGACCAGGGGGATCGCGATGATTTCCTCGAAGGTCAGCTCAAGCCGCAGGCGCTGCAGGCTGCGGCCAAGGCCGCCGGTCATCCGCTGACTCTGCGCATGCAGCCAGGCTATGACCACAGCTATTACTTCATCGCCAGCTTCATCGACGATCATCTGCGTCATCACGCTGACGCGTTGGTGTAG
- a CDS encoding S-(hydroxymethyl)glutathione dehydrogenase/class III alcohol dehydrogenase — MIKSRAAVAFAPNEPLKIVEIDVEPPKAGEVLVRIVATGVCHTDAYTLSGQDSEGVFPCVLGHEGGGIVEAVGEGVTSVKVGDHVIPLYTAECGECKFCKSQKTNLCSSVRATQGKGLMPDGTTRFSYNGEPIYHYMGCSTFSEYTVLPEVSVAVIPKEAPLDKVCLLGCGVTTGIGAVLNTAKVTEGSTVAIFGLGGIGLAAIIGAKMAKASRIIGIDINPAKEAVARELGITDFVNPKEHSKPIQEVIVEMTDGGVDYSFECIGNVQLMRAALECCHKGWGESTIIGVAPAGAEISTRPFQLVTGRVWRGSAFGGVKGRSELPSYVEKSQKGEIPLDTFITHNMGLDQINEAFELMHEGKSIRTVIHF; from the coding sequence ATGATCAAGTCCCGTGCTGCCGTCGCTTTCGCGCCCAACGAGCCGCTGAAGATCGTCGAGATCGATGTCGAGCCGCCGAAGGCCGGTGAAGTGCTGGTGCGCATCGTCGCCACTGGCGTTTGCCATACCGATGCTTACACCCTGTCCGGTCAGGACTCCGAAGGCGTGTTCCCCTGCGTGCTGGGCCACGAGGGCGGTGGCATCGTCGAGGCGGTAGGTGAGGGTGTGACGTCGGTGAAGGTCGGCGACCATGTGATTCCGCTGTACACCGCCGAGTGCGGGGAGTGCAAATTCTGCAAGTCGCAGAAAACCAACCTGTGCAGCTCGGTGCGCGCTACCCAGGGCAAGGGCCTGATGCCGGACGGCACCACCCGTTTCAGCTACAACGGTGAGCCGATCTACCACTACATGGGCTGTTCGACCTTCTCCGAATACACCGTATTGCCGGAAGTCTCGGTTGCGGTGATCCCGAAGGAGGCGCCGCTAGACAAGGTCTGCCTGCTCGGTTGCGGCGTGACCACCGGTATCGGTGCCGTGCTCAATACTGCCAAGGTCACCGAAGGCTCCACCGTGGCCATCTTCGGTCTGGGCGGCATCGGTCTGGCTGCGATCATCGGCGCCAAGATGGCCAAGGCTTCGCGCATCATCGGTATCGACATCAACCCGGCGAAGGAAGCCGTGGCACGTGAACTGGGCATCACCGATTTCGTCAACCCGAAGGAGCACAGCAAGCCGATCCAGGAAGTCATCGTCGAGATGACCGACGGTGGCGTCGATTACAGCTTCGAGTGCATCGGCAACGTGCAACTGATGCGCGCTGCGCTGGAGTGCTGCCACAAGGGCTGGGGCGAGTCGACCATCATCGGCGTGGCGCCGGCCGGTGCCGAGATCAGCACCCGTCCGTTCCAACTGGTTACCGGTCGTGTCTGGCGCGGCAGTGCCTTCGGCGGGGTCAAGGGGCGCAGCGAGCTGCCCAGCTATGTCGAGAAGTCGCAGAAAGGCGAAATCCCGCTGGATACCTTCATCACCCACAACATGGGGCTGGATCAGATCAACGAAGCGTTCGAGCTGATGCACGAAGGCAAGAGTATCCGTACCGTCATCCATTTCTGA
- a CDS encoding LysR substrate-binding domain-containing protein, translated as MSRWEGLDEFVAVAECGQFSAAAERLGLSTSQVSRQVARLEDRLQSRLFYRSTRRVALTEAGQLFLQHCQRLQDAREEALRAVGDLGAEPKGLLRMTCAVAYGERFIVPLVNDFMARHPQLRVEIELSNRQLDLLHEGLDLAIRLGRLQDSRLMAARLAPREMYLCAAPEYLQRYGRPHSLSELARHNCLIGSSDHWSFAENSRETQVRVQGNWRCNSGQAVLDAALRGFGLCQLPDYYVLEYLRSGRLISLLEQHRPPNTAVWALYPQQRHLSPKIRQLIDSLRLGLSQRDEYAAPARDAATTLSPS; from the coding sequence ATGAGTCGCTGGGAAGGACTCGACGAGTTCGTCGCAGTCGCCGAATGTGGCCAGTTCAGCGCCGCCGCCGAGCGACTGGGACTGTCCACTTCGCAAGTCAGCCGCCAGGTGGCGCGCCTGGAGGACCGCCTGCAGAGTCGCCTGTTCTACCGCAGCACGCGTCGCGTGGCGCTGACCGAGGCCGGGCAACTGTTCCTGCAGCATTGCCAGCGCCTGCAGGATGCGCGCGAAGAAGCGCTGCGGGCAGTCGGCGACCTCGGAGCGGAGCCCAAGGGGCTGCTGCGCATGACCTGCGCGGTGGCCTATGGCGAGCGCTTCATCGTGCCGCTGGTGAATGACTTCATGGCTCGTCACCCGCAGCTGCGGGTGGAGATCGAACTATCCAACCGCCAGTTGGACCTGCTGCACGAAGGGCTGGACCTGGCCATTCGCCTGGGGCGCCTGCAAGACTCACGACTGATGGCGGCACGCCTGGCGCCTCGGGAAATGTACCTGTGCGCGGCGCCGGAATACCTGCAGCGCTATGGCCGGCCACACTCGTTGTCGGAACTGGCCCGCCACAACTGCCTGATCGGCAGCAGCGATCACTGGAGCTTTGCCGAGAACAGCCGGGAAACTCAGGTTCGAGTACAAGGCAACTGGCGCTGCAACAGCGGCCAGGCCGTGCTTGATGCGGCGTTGCGTGGGTTCGGCTTGTGCCAACTACCGGACTACTACGTGCTGGAATACCTGCGCAGCGGGCGACTGATCTCCCTGCTGGAACAGCATCGCCCACCGAATACCGCGGTCTGGGCGCTCTATCCGCAACAACGCCACCTCTCGCCGAAGATCCGTCAGCTTATCGACTCGTTGCGCCTGGGGCTCAGTCAGCGTGACGAGTACGCCGCGCCCGCCCGAGACGCTGCAACAACCTTGTCGCCCAGCTGA
- the hpf gene encoding ribosome hibernation-promoting factor, HPF/YfiA family, translating into MQVLVNSGKHVASSMAFKEDISSRIRNKLQRYEDHLTRIEVHLSDENALKSGPQDKRCKVEARMKGRDPMTVSHDAEELHQAIDGAMNKLTNALDRNLGKDAKRWTH; encoded by the coding sequence ATGCAGGTTCTGGTCAACAGCGGTAAGCACGTCGCCTCGTCGATGGCCTTCAAGGAAGACATCAGCAGCCGCATCCGCAACAAGCTGCAACGCTACGAGGATCACCTCACCCGGATCGAAGTCCACCTTTCCGACGAGAACGCACTCAAGAGCGGCCCCCAGGACAAACGCTGCAAGGTCGAGGCACGGATGAAAGGACGTGACCCAATGACGGTATCCCATGACGCCGAAGAACTGCATCAAGCCATTGATGGCGCCATGAACAAGCTGACTAACGCACTGGATCGCAACCTGGGCAAGGACGCCAAGCGCTGGACCCATTGA
- the ispD gene encoding 2-C-methyl-D-erythritol 4-phosphate cytidylyltransferase: MTIPFWLVIPAAGVGARMAADRPKQYLQIAGRSILEHSLHCFLDHPSLLGAMVCVAVDDPFWPQLPVANDPRVHRAPGGRERADSVLAGLQMLLAEGAGAEDWVLVHDAARPNLARQDLDRLLVSLADDPVGGLLAVPARDTLKRASADGRVAQTVDRSVIWQAYTPQMFRLGALHQALSQALQAQVAVTDEASAMEWAGQSPRLIEGRADNLKVTRPEDLHYLQSLWPRGH, translated from the coding sequence ATGACAATCCCATTCTGGCTGGTGATTCCAGCCGCTGGCGTCGGTGCGAGGATGGCCGCCGACCGCCCCAAGCAGTACCTGCAGATTGCCGGTCGCAGCATTCTCGAACACAGCCTGCATTGCTTTCTCGATCATCCTAGCTTGCTGGGTGCCATGGTGTGCGTGGCGGTGGACGATCCGTTCTGGCCGCAACTCCCGGTTGCCAACGATCCGCGTGTGCATCGCGCGCCAGGCGGGCGTGAGCGGGCCGACTCGGTACTGGCCGGGTTGCAGATGTTGCTTGCCGAGGGCGCAGGAGCCGAGGACTGGGTGCTGGTGCATGACGCTGCGCGTCCCAATCTCGCCAGGCAAGACCTGGACCGCCTGTTGGTAAGCCTGGCCGATGATCCGGTGGGCGGCCTGCTGGCCGTGCCGGCGCGCGATACACTCAAGCGTGCCAGTGCAGACGGCCGAGTGGCGCAGACCGTGGATCGCAGCGTGATCTGGCAGGCCTACACGCCGCAAATGTTCCGACTTGGCGCGCTGCATCAGGCGCTGAGCCAGGCCCTGCAGGCGCAGGTAGCGGTCACCGATGAAGCTTCGGCCATGGAATGGGCAGGGCAGTCGCCGCGCCTGATCGAGGGGCGGGCGGACAACCTCAAGGTCACCCGCCCGGAAGATTTGCATTATCTGCAGTCGCTATGGCCGCGCGGCCACTGA
- the ftsB gene encoding cell division protein FtsB → MRSPYWLFIVLILLLAGLQYRLWVGEGSLAQVSRLQQQIAEQQGENERLLERNRILEAEVMELKRGMETVEERARQELGMLKEGETLYLLTE, encoded by the coding sequence ATGCGTAGTCCGTATTGGCTGTTCATCGTGCTGATCCTGCTGCTTGCCGGTCTGCAGTATCGTCTGTGGGTCGGCGAGGGCAGTCTTGCCCAGGTAAGCCGCCTGCAGCAGCAGATCGCCGAGCAACAAGGCGAGAACGAGCGCCTGTTGGAGCGCAACCGCATCCTCGAGGCCGAGGTGATGGAGCTCAAGCGCGGTATGGAGACCGTTGAAGAGCGTGCACGGCAGGAGCTTGGCATGCTCAAAGAGGGTGAGACCCTCTACCTGCTGACCGAATGA
- the eno gene encoding phosphopyruvate hydratase — protein MAKIVDIKGREVLDSRGNPTVEADVILEGGIVGSACAPSGASTGSREALELRDGDKSRYLGKGVLKAVANINGPIRDLLLGKDAADQQALDRAMIELDGTENKAKLGANAILAVSLAAAKAAAQAKGVPLYAHIADLNGTPGVYSMPVPMMNIINGGEHADNNVDIQEFMVQPVGAKNFADALRMGAEIFHHLKAVLKARGLNTAVGDEGGFAPNLASNEDALAAIAEAVANAGYKLGDDVTLALDCASSEFFKDGKYDLEGEGKVFDAAGFADYLAGLTQRYPIISIEDGMDESDWAGWKVLTDKIGEKVQLVGDDLFVTNTKILKRGIDEKIGNSILIKFNQIGSLTETLEAIQMAKAAGFTAVISHRSGETEDSTIADLAVGTAAGQIKTGSLCRSDRVSKYNQLLRIEEQLGGKAPYKGRAEFRG, from the coding sequence ATGGCAAAGATCGTCGACATCAAGGGTCGTGAGGTTCTCGACTCCCGTGGCAACCCCACCGTGGAAGCCGATGTAATTCTGGAAGGTGGCATTGTCGGCAGCGCGTGCGCTCCGTCTGGCGCCTCCACTGGCTCGCGCGAAGCGCTTGAGCTGCGTGACGGTGACAAGAGCCGTTACCTGGGCAAGGGCGTGCTGAAAGCCGTCGCCAACATCAACGGCCCGATTCGCGACCTGCTGCTGGGTAAGGACGCGGCTGATCAGCAGGCGCTGGACCGCGCGATGATCGAACTCGACGGTACCGAGAACAAAGCCAAGCTGGGCGCCAACGCCATCCTCGCCGTGTCCCTGGCCGCTGCCAAGGCCGCTGCCCAGGCCAAGGGCGTGCCGCTGTACGCGCACATCGCCGACCTCAACGGCACCCCGGGCGTCTACTCCATGCCGGTGCCGATGATGAACATCATCAACGGTGGCGAGCATGCCGATAACAACGTCGACATCCAGGAATTCATGGTGCAGCCGGTGGGTGCCAAGAATTTCGCCGATGCCTTGCGCATGGGCGCCGAAATCTTCCATCACCTCAAGGCCGTGCTCAAGGCCCGTGGCCTGAACACCGCCGTGGGTGACGAAGGCGGCTTCGCGCCGAACCTGGCCTCCAACGAAGATGCCCTGGCTGCCATCGCCGAAGCTGTTGCCAACGCTGGCTACAAGCTGGGTGACGACGTGACCCTGGCTCTGGACTGCGCCTCCAGCGAGTTCTTCAAGGACGGCAAGTACGACCTGGAAGGCGAAGGCAAGGTCTTCGACGCCGCTGGTTTCGCCGACTACCTGGCCGGCCTGACCCAGCGTTATCCGATCATCTCCATCGAAGACGGCATGGACGAATCCGACTGGGCTGGCTGGAAGGTGCTGACCGACAAGATCGGCGAGAAGGTACAGCTGGTTGGCGACGACCTGTTCGTCACCAACACCAAGATCCTCAAGCGCGGTATCGACGAGAAGATCGGCAACTCGATCCTGATCAAGTTCAACCAGATCGGCTCGCTGACCGAGACCCTGGAAGCCATCCAGATGGCCAAGGCAGCCGGCTTCACTGCGGTGATCTCGCACCGCAGCGGCGAAACCGAAGACAGCACCATCGCCGACCTGGCTGTGGGTACTGCCGCTGGTCAGATCAAGACCGGCTCGCTGTGCCGCTCCGACCGCGTATCCAAGTACAACCAGTTGCTGCGCATCGAAGAACAGCTTGGTGGCAAGGCACCCTACAAGGGCCGTGCCGAGTTCCGCGGCTGA
- the kdsA gene encoding 3-deoxy-8-phosphooctulonate synthase, protein MAQKIIKVRDIEIANDKPFVLFGGINVLESRDLAMQACEEYVRVTEKLGIPYVFKASFDKANRSSITSFRGPGLEEGMKIFEEVKKTFGVPVITDVHEPHQAAAVAEVCDIIQLPAFLSRQTDLVVAMAKTGAVINIKKAQFLAPQEMKHILTKCEEAGNDQLILCERGSSFGYNNLVVDMLGFGIMKQFEYPVFFDVTHALQMPGGRADSAGGRRAQVTDLAKAGMSQGLAGLFLEAHPDPENAKCDGPCALRLNKLEPFLSQLKQLDDLVKSFPPIETA, encoded by the coding sequence ATGGCGCAGAAGATCATCAAGGTTCGCGATATCGAGATCGCCAATGACAAGCCTTTCGTGCTGTTCGGCGGCATCAACGTGCTCGAGTCGCGTGACCTGGCCATGCAGGCCTGCGAGGAATACGTGCGGGTGACCGAGAAGCTCGGCATCCCCTACGTGTTCAAGGCCAGCTTCGATAAGGCCAATCGTTCTTCCATCACCTCCTTCCGCGGCCCGGGCCTGGAAGAGGGCATGAAGATCTTCGAGGAAGTGAAGAAGACCTTCGGCGTGCCGGTGATCACCGACGTGCACGAGCCGCATCAGGCCGCTGCCGTGGCCGAGGTGTGCGACATCATCCAGTTGCCGGCCTTCCTCTCGCGGCAGACCGACCTGGTGGTGGCCATGGCCAAGACCGGTGCGGTGATCAACATCAAGAAGGCGCAGTTCCTCGCCCCGCAGGAAATGAAGCACATCCTGACCAAGTGCGAAGAGGCCGGTAACGATCAGTTGATCCTCTGCGAGCGTGGGTCCTCCTTCGGTTATAACAACCTGGTGGTGGACATGCTCGGCTTCGGCATCATGAAGCAGTTCGAGTACCCGGTGTTCTTCGATGTGACCCACGCCCTGCAGATGCCGGGTGGTCGCGCCGACTCCGCTGGCGGTCGTCGTGCCCAGGTCACCGACCTGGCCAAGGCCGGCATGAGCCAGGGGCTGGCTGGTTTGTTCCTGGAGGCGCATCCGGATCCGGAGAACGCCAAGTGCGACGGCCCGTGCGCCTTGCGCCTGAACAAGCTGGAGCCTTTCCTCAGCCAGCTCAAGCAGCTCGATGATCTGGTGAAGAGTTTTCCGCCAATCGAGACTGCCTGA
- a CDS encoding CTP synthase has translation MTRYIFVTGGVVSSLGKGIASASLAAILEARGLKVTMLKLDPYINVDPGTMSPFQHGEVFVTHDGAETDLDLGHYERFIRTTMTKSNNFTTGRVYEDVLRKERRGDYLGATIQVIPHITDEIKRRIIKGAGDADVALVEIGGTVGDIESQPFLEAIRQLRVEVGAKRAMLMHLTLVPYIATAGETKTKPTQHSVKELRSIGLQPDVLVCRSDHPIDVSSRRKIALFTNVEERAVISLEDVDTIYKIPGVLHAQGLDDFVVERFGLECGGADLSEWDRVVDAKLNPEKEVTIAMVGKYMELLDAYKSLIEAMSHAGIQNRTKVNLRYIDSEDIENQGTALLEGVDAILVPGGFGLRGVEGKIKTVQYARENKIPYLGICLGMQVAVIEYARNVVGWTDANSTEFDMASQHPVVGLITEWQDATGATEQRSETSDLGGTMRLGAQDCQLQGGSKVHDCYGKDVIVERHRHRYEVNNNLLPKLTEAGLKVTGRSGDGALVEVVEAPDHPWFVACQFHPEFTSTPRDGHPLFSGFVNAALAQKAKKV, from the coding sequence ATGACGCGCTACATCTTCGTCACGGGTGGTGTTGTTTCTTCATTGGGGAAAGGCATCGCCTCGGCTTCACTGGCGGCCATCCTGGAGGCGCGGGGCCTGAAGGTCACCATGCTCAAGCTGGACCCTTACATCAACGTCGATCCGGGCACCATGAGCCCGTTCCAGCACGGTGAGGTGTTCGTCACCCACGACGGCGCCGAGACCGACCTCGACCTGGGTCACTACGAGCGGTTCATCCGCACCACGATGACCAAGAGCAACAACTTCACCACCGGCCGTGTGTACGAAGACGTACTGCGCAAGGAGCGCCGTGGTGATTATCTGGGTGCGACCATCCAGGTCATTCCGCACATCACCGACGAGATCAAGCGTCGCATCATCAAGGGTGCCGGCGATGCCGACGTGGCCCTGGTGGAAATCGGCGGCACCGTTGGCGACATCGAGTCGCAGCCGTTCCTAGAGGCCATCCGCCAGCTGCGCGTGGAAGTGGGCGCCAAGCGCGCCATGCTGATGCACCTGACCCTGGTGCCCTACATCGCCACCGCCGGCGAGACCAAGACCAAGCCGACCCAGCATTCGGTCAAGGAGCTGCGTTCCATCGGCCTGCAGCCTGACGTGCTGGTGTGCCGTTCCGACCACCCGATCGACGTGTCCTCGCGTCGCAAGATCGCCCTGTTCACCAACGTTGAAGAGCGTGCGGTGATCAGCCTGGAAGACGTCGATACCATCTACAAGATCCCAGGCGTGCTGCATGCCCAGGGGCTGGACGACTTCGTCGTCGAGCGTTTCGGCCTGGAGTGCGGCGGTGCCGACCTGTCCGAGTGGGATCGCGTGGTCGATGCCAAGCTCAACCCGGAAAAAGAAGTCACCATCGCCATGGTCGGTAAGTACATGGAACTGCTGGACGCCTACAAGTCGCTGATCGAAGCGATGAGTCACGCGGGCATCCAGAACCGTACCAAGGTCAACCTGCGCTACATCGACTCCGAAGACATCGAGAACCAGGGCACTGCGCTGCTTGAGGGCGTGGACGCCATTCTGGTACCGGGCGGCTTCGGTCTGCGCGGCGTGGAAGGCAAGATCAAGACCGTGCAGTACGCTCGCGAGAACAAGATCCCTTATCTGGGTATCTGCCTCGGCATGCAGGTCGCGGTGATCGAGTACGCCCGCAACGTGGTGGGCTGGACCGACGCCAACTCCACCGAATTCGACATGGCCAGCCAGCATCCGGTGGTCGGTCTGATCACCGAGTGGCAGGACGCAACCGGTGCCACCGAGCAGCGCAGCGAAACCTCCGATCTGGGCGGCACCATGCGCCTAGGGGCGCAGGATTGCCAACTGCAGGGCGGCTCCAAGGTACACGATTGCTATGGCAAGGACGTGATCGTCGAGCGTCATCGCCACCGTTATGAGGTCAACAACAACCTGCTGCCGAAGCTGACCGAGGCTGGCCTGAAGGTCACTGGCCGCTCTGGCGACGGCGCGCTGGTCGAAGTGGTCGAGGCCCCGGATCATCCGTGGTTCGTTGCCTGCCAGTTCCACCCGGAATTCACCTCCACGCCGCGCGACGGTCATCCGCTGTTCAGTGGTTTCGTCAACGCCGCGTTGGCGCAAAAAGCGAAGAAGGTCTGA